tCGCATCGcatcgtgtgcgtgtgctaCCAAACCATATCACGTACTTCTCCTCTTGGGCTTGCCCATACGCGTGCTGTTCGGTTTTCTGTGATGTACGAGACTCTTAATGCTTGACGCACAGGTTAGGGATGGGgggtcgtggtggtggtggagtgtgtgtgtgtgggggggggggagcgtgTCTGCTCCGGCGCGTGCTCGAACGTGGGCTGGGCACGCAGTCGAGAACCACgaacatacatacatatatatatatatatatatacacgcGTATCTGCCCATGCCCGCCAGTCGGCGAGCGCGCGAGGGGGCCTTTCATCCTGATGCTTGCATCTGGCGCCCTCTGTGCACACCGGCTTCGCTCCTGCTGTTtggctcctcctcctcatccacgCCGTGCCTGCGCCAGCAGAGCGGGCGCGCAtcgctgccccctcccttccccttccttcccacacgaggaagggggggggcagcgaTGGATGTGGCGAGGATGGGTGGGCCGTGCGGGAAGGGATAGAGAGCGTGAAAAAGTGTCAGGCACACGGACTTCGTCACAGGCGCACGCATCATGACGCTTGCGTTGCTGCGCGCTCGGTGTGTGcatgggaggggggaggggcagcgcAATGACGGCGATGAAGAGCGCGCCGGACTGTTGATGCCATCTTCCTCACATCGTCTTGGTGTTCCTCTTGAGTGCGTTCACCTCCTCAGCGCTGAAGCCTTCCCTCCGCAGACACGCGTAGAAGGCTTCTATTTCGGTCTCGCACTCGTCCACGTTCCTGAGGAGCGTGCACTCATCACGGGTGCGGCGCTCCTGcgggcaggcgcagcagatTTTACAGCTGGGTGTCTTGGACGACTGCCGCTGGtcctgctgctgaggcggcaCCGCACCACCCACAGATGATGCGCTGTTCCCCATGATGGTGCCTGCCGTATGACGTCGGATGTGTGTAGCAAGCAAGAGGAAGACCCTCACACGAGCTCCGCAAAGACTGTGGCGATGGTAAATCGAAgtatgcgcgtgtggtggtggagtGAAGGGTTGGTGGAGGCTGGCAGAGGCACTATAAGCTTGTGCACCGCCGtaaacacagacacacacacacacacacacagaggcagaTGGAGAGGTGGGCTGAGGAGGTAGCGATGGTGACACTGCAGTGGTGCGAGAGAAGGCACGCAGATGCTGGATGCGGatgcgcggcagaggaggggtaTGCCCGGGAGACGGAGACATCTTTCCACTGCCCCCTCTCCGCGCGGCGAGGagcccaccaccgccccccttctctctctccccgaTCATCCAGGCGCACACTCGAGCGCGCCAAGCAGCTTGACGCCGCCCTATCAGGGCAGTCAACTCACGTGctgcggagggaggggcggttACGCTTACATACATGTACGTGCACTCATCACTGATGTGACGCCACGCTGCTCATCGGCAACAAATCTGCTGTGCGGGCAGGCAGCAGTTCGCCCGATCGGGTCTCTTGCACCTCTCCTGCCTGCCCGCCCTGCTGCGGCTACGGTGGGCACATACACCAAACATTACACGTCTTCCGTTGCTTCCGTGTCGGAAGccatacacgcgcacgcgttcGCCTACaacgcacgtgtgcgcgtgtatcGCTCGTCGTCATCATCGCTGCCATCGCTGGGGCTTCCGTTCTCGGCCTtgccgccggcaccggcgccgtactgctgctgtggctgctcaCTGCTCTTCATGTCTGCGCTGCGGCCCACCTTCCTCGACCCTGCCAACGCATTTTGACCCCTCCCCTTGCCCCGGCCTGctggctgccgctgcgccctGCACTCCGGATCGCGGTGGGCAGCGTTCGCCttcagcagccgctccacctGGGCCGCCAAGCTGTTCGGCCccccggcgctgccgctgtcggaGGCCGCCGATGACGACGAAGGCGTCCTCTCGCGGCCGTCGACATCCGTGCTGCCTCCCTCGCGGATGCCGACCACCTCTCGCAGATGCGCCGGCTTCTCCTGCTTGCTCTGCCGAGGTGCAAAGTCCTTGTTGCGGAAGTGCGTGAAGTTCGACCGGTTATTCGCCTTCACgttcttctttctctctctcctgctgcgcttctgctgcagctcctcgctgCGGGCCTGCGCcagccccgcctcctcgcgcagccgctcctgctccatCCGCTCCCGTTCCTTCGCCGCCTCAGCTAGTAGCGCCTCCAGATCGCGCTTGACGTCGCTGTCGGCCAGTCCAGCCACGACCaccggctgctgcgactcGACCCACcgccgttgttgctgctgcaacgCGTCTGCGGTCGTCtcatcgtcgctgccgctccgctgctgctgctgctgctgctcctgctcccaGACGCACTCGTGGAAGAAGGCGAGCAGATAATTCACGGCAGCGATGGCCGACAGATCGGCGAGCGTCAgctcagccgccgc
Above is a genomic segment from Leishmania major strain Friedlin complete genome, chromosome 3 containing:
- a CDS encoding putative cytochrome c oxidase copper chaperone (previous protein_id=AAZ09194.1), which encodes MGNSASSVGGAVPPQQQDQRQSSKTPSCKICCACPQERRTRDECTLLRNVDECETEIEAFYACLRREGFSAEEVNALKRNTKTM